TCAGCAGAGCGCTCAAAAGATAGAGATGAGCGGCTACGGGTAGCCCGCTGGCGGCGCTATCCACCGCACCGACGCTAAAGATAAGCACCGGGATATACAAAGGCAGAACCAATAGTGATAACAATACTCCACCCCGACGCAACCCCACGGTGAGCGCTACGCCGATCGCTCCGATAAAAGACAGTACCGGTGTTCCCAATGCAAGAGTTAATACCAAAAAACCCATTGCTGCTTCCGGTAGGTGCAATAGCACGCCCAGCAAGGGCGCAAGCAATAACAGGGGAAGTCCGGTTGTCAGCCAGTGTGCTAGAACCTTGGCGATAACCAGTACAGCAACTGGATGTGGACTAAGTAATAATTGTTCCAATGATCCATCCTGATAATCAGAGTGAAACATTGCCTCTAGCGATAATAGCGCGGCAAGCAACGCTGCGACCCAAAGGATACCAGGAGCCGCCC
The Gammaproteobacteria bacterium genome window above contains:
- the ccmB gene encoding cytochrome c maturation protein B — encoded protein: MTTDLLSPARFREDERSPPTRRPHLGYAFRIVLTRDLTLALRRRGELANPLLFFVIVITLFSLGLGPEVNLLARAAPGILWVAALLAALLSLEAMFHSDYQDGSLEQLLLSPHPVAVLVIAKVLAHWLTTGLPLLLLAPLLGVLLHLPEAAMGFLVLTLALGTPVLSFIGAIGVALTVGLRRGGVLLSLLVLPLYIPVLIFSVGAVDSAASGLPVAAHLYLLSALLTLAMSLSPWAITAALRISLE